The Cellulomonas shaoxiangyii sequence ACAGGATGCCGCGGCGGATCAGCAGGTCCTCGGCACGCTCGGCGTACGCGAGCGCGCGGACCTGCCGCACCACGAGCAGCGCGGGCCAGAGCACGAGCACGGCGGTCACCGCGGGGAAGACCCACACCCAGCCGACCCCGATGAGCGCCGCCATCCCGGCGAGCAGGAGGACGAGCCCGCCGCCCCACAGCCCGAGCATGAGCAGGCGCACCGTGGCCAGGCGCGTCGACACCGGCGTCCACGTCACGTCCGCGGGGTCGAACGGTCCGGCGGCGGGGGCCGCGGGCGCGGGGACGTGCCCCGGGGTGTCGGTGGTCATGGGCACCATCCTGGCACCGGGCGCGCGGGCGCCGCGCCACCCGCGGGACGCGTCCGTGCTGGTCGTCGCGGACGACCGGGCGCCGACCGCCGTCCCGGTCCGGGGCGGCGTGGCGCGGTCAGACGACGCCGGCGTCCGCGTCCGGCTCGCCGCGGCGCTCCCCCTCGCCGTCCGACGGCGGGACGCGGCAGAAGTGCTCGGCCACGAGGCCGACCCCGGCCAGCACGGCGGCGCCGAGCGCCGCGACGGCCGCGGCGCCCGCGCGCGACGGGTTGCCCGGCACGTCGGCGTCCGTGAGGAGCGACAGCGTCTGGCCGCCGTACCAGCCGACGAGCAGCGCGCCGGTGTAGCACGACGCCTTCGCCAGCACCGCCGTGCGCGCCGCGCGCAGCGGGCTCAGCGACGGGCGCCTGCCCTGCTGGTACTGCCGCACGGTCCACCCCAGCGCGAGCACGAACCCGGCGATGACCAGCTCGACCGCGACGACGAGCCACGGCACCTCGGGCGGCGTCGACGCGCCCCGGCCGACGGTCATCCGCATGAGCCACCACGTCACCGCCGTGGTGGCGGCGGCGAGGAGGAGCAGCGTGCGCAGGCGGGTCGCGGTCACGGCCGGTACGCGTCCCCGTGCGGGTCACCGGGCCACGGGCCGGGCGCCGTCGGCGGCACCGCCGGGGACGTGCCGGTCACCGGCAGGAACGGCCGCGGGCCCTCGGGCGGTGCGGAGGGGTCCACCGAGCGGACCGGGTCGAACGGGGACGACGTCGCGGCCTCCGGGGACGCGTCGGCGCCGCGCGGGCGGTCGGCGCCGTCCCGGTGGTGGGCGCCGTACGGCACGTCCGCGTCGTCCCGGTGGTCCGCCCCGTACGGGCGCTCCGGGTCGCCGTCGTGGTCCGCGCCGTACCGCTGGACCGTCTCGCCGGCGTCCGGGCCGCCCGGCTCCGGGCTGGCCGCCGGGACGGGCGCCGTCAGCCAGTCGAGCGCCATCCAGCGCACGCCGTCCCGGTCGGGCGCCGTGGCCGCGAGCCGCGCGACCGGGCCGCCGCCCAGACCCGGCAGCACCGCCTCCGGGTCCACCTGCGCCCACGGCTCGAGCACGAACGCGCGCTCGTGCGCACGCGGGTGCGGCAGCTCGAGGTCGTCCGCGACGGCGAGCGTCGTCCCGTGCACGACGATGTCGATGTCGAGCGTCCGCGGGCCCCAGCGCTCGAGCCGCTCGCGGCCGTGCCGGTGCTCGACCGCGTGCACCGCGCGCAGCAGCTCGCGCGGCGCGAGCGTGGTCCGCGCCAGGACCACCGCGTTGAGGTAGTCCGGCTGCTCGGGCCCGCCCACCGACGCGGTGCGGGCCAGCGGCGACACCGCCACGATCTCCAGCCCGGGGACGGCCGCGAGGTCCGAGACCGCCCGCCGCAGCGTCTCCTGCGCCGGTCCCAGGTTCGCGCCCAGGGCCAGCACCGTCTCGACCGCGGTCGCGGGGGCGCGGTCGAGCTCGTCGCTCAGCACGTCCCCCTCGACGACGTCGTCGTCGACCGGCGGCATGAGCTGCGTGTGCGCGTCGGCGAACGGCTCGGGCCGCGGGTCCTGCGGCGGGTACGCCGGCTGCTCGTCGCGCACGGGCGGGAGGAGCTGCGTGCGGGCGTCGGCGGACGCGTCGTCGTGCGCGGGTGCGCCGCCCTCGCCGGCACCGGCGTGGTCCGGCTCGTGCCGCGGCCCGCCGTGCACCGGCAGGCCCGCCGGCGGTGACGCGGCGCCCGCCGCGACCGCCGGGAGCACCCCGGTGGGCACGGCGCCCGTGGGCGCCGGCGCGACGACGAGCGGCCCCGACCCGTCCGGTCCGACCTCGACCCCGCCCGGCAGCTCGACGGGCAGCTCGGCCGGGTCGCGCGGCAGGTCGGCGGCCTCGGTGGTCACCGCGACGCCCGGGGCCGGGGTCACGGGCAGCGGCGCGGTCGGCGGGTGCAGCAGGGGCTGCCGCGGTCCGGCCGGCGCGCGGCGCGGCTCACCGGTCGAGGGCCGGTACGGCTCGGCGGCCGGCAGCTTGGTCCGGTCACGCCGGATCGAGACGACGACGTCCCCGAACGGCACCGTGATCGGCGCCTGCGGCTTGTGGACCGCCACGTCGACGGCGTGCACGTGCGGCTGCACGAGCACGGTCGCCGCGATGCGCTCCGCCACGGTCTCGATCAGGTCGGCCGGGTCGCCGGCGAGCACCGCCGCGACGTGCTCGGCCAGCGTGCCGTAGTTCAGCGTGTGGGCGAGGTCGTCGGTCGCGGCCGCGCGGCGCGTGTCGAGGTGCACCACGACGTCCGCGACGAACGTCTGCCCCTCGCGCCGCTCGTGCGCGAACACCCCGTGGTACCCGGTCGCGCGGATGCCCTCGAGGCGGATCTGGTCCAGCCGTCGCCCGCCGCCGTCCTGCACGTCGTCCTGCGCGCTCACCGCACTCCCTCCGGCCCGGGCGTCCTGCCCGCAGCATGCCCCACGCGCACCGTCGCGCGCCCGGCTTCCGTCGTCGTGCCCGTACCCACCGGCCCTGTGGACGCGGCCCTGCGCCACGCCGCCGCGACCCGCACGGCGGCGGCCGACGCGGCGACCTCGTGCACGCGCACCGCCCACACGCCCGCCGCCGCGGCGAGCGCCGAGACGGCGGCCGTCGCGTCGTCGCGCTCGGCCGGCGGCACCGGGCGCCCGGCGGGGCCGGCCAGGAGGTGGCCGAGGAAGCGCTTGCGGCTCGCCCCGACCAGCACGGGGAACCCGTCCGCGACGAGCTCGGGCAGGTGCGCGAGCAGCGGCCAGTTGCTCGCGCCGGTCTTCGCGAAGCCGAGGCCGGGGTCGAGGACGACCTGGTCGTCGCGCACGCCCGCGGCGCGCAGCGCGTCCACGCGCTCGGCCAGCTCGCGCCGGACGTCCGCGACGACGTCGTCGTACACGTCGTGCGCGTCCATGACGTCGGCGTGCCCGCGCCAGTGCATCGCGACGTACGCCGCGCCCGTGCCCGCCACCACCGCGGCCATCTCCGGGTCGGCCACGCCGCCGCTGACGTCGTTGACGAGCACGGCCCCCGCCTCGACGGCGGCCCGGGCGACCGAGGCGCGCGTGGTGTCGACGCTGACCGCCGCGCCGGCGTCCACGAGCCGGCGCACCACGGGCAGCACGCGGGCCAGCTCCTCGTCGACCGGCACGCGCGCCGCACCGGGCCGCGTGGACTCCCCGCCGACGTCGAGCAGGTCCGCCCCCTGGGCGGCGAGCTCGAGCGCGTGCGCGACGGCGGCGTCGGCGTCGAACCAGCGGCCGCCGTCGGAGAACGAGTCGGGCGTGACGTTGACGACGCCCATCACGAGCGTGCGGCCGGGGTCGCGCAACGCCGCCGGCAGGGCGGTGAGCCGCTGGTCCGCGGGCACGGCCACGCCGCCGCGCTCAGCGCCCGGCGACGAGGCTCATCGCCTCGGCGCGCGTGGCGACGTCGCGCATCTGCCCGCGCACGGCGGACGTCACGGTGCGCGCACCGGGCTTGCGCACGCCGCGCATCGACATGCACAGGTGCTCGCACTCGACCACCACGAGGACGCCGCGCGGCCGCAGCACCTCGACGAGCGCGTCCGCGACCTGCGACGTGAGGCGCTCCTGCACCTGCGGGCGGCGGGCGTACACGTCGACGAGCCGGGCGAGCTTCGACAGCCCCGTGATCCGGCCGTCCTCACCGGGGATGTAGCCGACGTGCGCGACGCCGTGGAACGGCACGAGGTGGTGCTCGCACGTGGAGTACACCTCGATGTCGCGCACGAGGACCATCTCCTCGTGCCCGAGGTCGAACGTGGTGGTCAGGACGTCGCGGGGCTCCTGGTACAGGCCCGCGAAGATCTCCCGGTACGCGCGCGCGACGCGCCCCGGGGTCGCCCGCAGGCCCTCGCGGTCCGGGTCCTCCCCGACCGCGAGCAGCAGCTCGCGCACGGCACGCGTGGCGCGCTCCTCGTCGAAGGGGCCGACCGCCAGCCCCGCACCGAGGCCCACGGCGCCGATCGGCGTGATCCCGCCGTCGGGCCGCGCACCGCCGTCCGGCCGGGCACCATCGGGCCGCGCACCGCCGACCGGCTGCGCACCGTCGACCCGCGGCACGTCCCGCTGCCGCGCGCCCGCCTCCGCGCCGACCGTCCCGTCCGTCACGTCAGCGCTGCCCGCCCATGTCCGGGGTCTGGCCCGGCGGCACCTCGATGACCGCCGTCACCGGGCGCTCCTCGTCGGCCGCCGCGGCCTCGTCCTGCGGGACGACCGGGTGACCGTTCTGCGCGGCCTTCTCGGCCGGCGTCATGACGGGCCCGCGGTCGCTGACCGCCCGGTCGTCGCCGGAGATCCACACGTCGCGCGGGGGGCGCTTGGTGACCGGCGCGAAGATCGCCGCGAGCTGCTCGCCGTTCAGCGTCTCCTTCTCGAGCAGCTCGAGCACGAGGTGGTCCAGCACGTCGCGGTACTCGACGAGGACGTCGCGCGCCTCGTCGTGCGCACGCTCGATCAGCCCGCGGACCTCCAGGTCGATGGCCGCGGCCACGTCCTCGGAGTAGTCGCGCTGGTGGCCGACGTCGCGGCCGAGGAACATCTCGCTCGACTCCTGGCCGAGCTTGATGGCGCCGATCCGCGAGCTCATCCCGTACTGCGTGACCATCTTGCGGGCCGTCGACGTGGCCTTCTCGATGTCGTTGCTGGCGCCCGTGGTGGGGTCGTGGAACACGAGCTCCTCGGCGACGCGGCCGCCCATGGCGTACGCGAGCTGGTCGAGCAGCTCGTTGCGCGTCGTGGAGTACTTGTCCTCCATCGGCATGACCATCGTGTAGCCGAGGGCACGCCCGCGGGGCAGGATCGTCACCTTCGTCACCGGGTCGGTGTACCGCATCGCGGCCGCCACCAGGGCGTGGCCGCCCTCGTGGTACGCCGTGATCTTGAGCTCCTTGACGTTCATCACGCGCGTGCGCTTCTGCGGACCGGCGATGACGCGGTCGATCGCCTCGTCCAGCGCCTCGTCGTCGATGACCTGCGCGCCCCGGCGCGCCGTGAGCAGCGCGGCCTCGTTCAGCACGTTCGCCAGGTCGGCGCCGCTGAAGCCGGGGGTGCGGCGCGCGACGACCGCGAGGTCGACGCCCGGCGCCATCGGCTTGCCCTGCGAGTGCACCGCGAGGATCCGCTCACGGCCCTTGAGGTCCGGCGGCTCGACGGCGACCTGGCGGTCGAAGCGGCCCGGCCGCAGCAGCGCGGGGTCGAGGATGTCGGGCCGGTTCGTCGCCGCGATGAGGATGACGTTCGTCTTGACGTCGAACCCGTCCATCTCGACGAGCATCTGGTTGAGCGTCTGCTCGCGCTCGTCGTGCCCGCCGCCCAGGCCGGCGCCGCGGTGGCGCCCGACCGCGTCGATCTCGTCGACGAAGATGATCGCCGGCGAGTTCTCCTTGGCCTGCTGGAACAGGTCGCGCACGCGGCTCGCGCCGACGCCCACGAACATCTCGACGAAGTCCGAGCCGGAGATCGAGTAGAACGGCACGCCCGCCTCGCCGGCGACGGCGCGCGCGAGCAGGGTCTTGCCGGTGCCGGGGGGACCGTAGAGCAGCACGCCCTTGGGGATCTTCGCGCCGACGGCCTGGAACTTGGCCGGCTCCGCGAGGAACTCCTTGATCTCCTGCAGCTCCTCGACCGCCTCGTCCACGCCCGCGACGTCGGCGAACGTGACCTTCGGCGACTCCTTGCTCACGAGCTTGGCGCGCGACTTGCCGAAGCTCATGACGCGCGAGCCGCCGCCCTGCATGTTCGACATGAGGAACCAGAACAGGCCCAGGATGATGACGAACGGCAGGAGGATGCCGAGCAGGCTGCCCCACCACGACGGCTGCGGGACCTTCGACGTGAAGCCCTCGGCGGGGTCGGCGGCGGTGACGGCCTCGACGACCTGCTCGCCCTGCGGCGTGACGTAGAAGAAGTAGACCTGCGTGCCGAGGTCGGTGTCCTCGTCGGGCTTGTAGGCCTCGCTCAGCGTGAGGTCGACGCGCTGCGTGCCCTCCGTGATGAGGACCTGCTCGACCTTGCCGTCCTCGAGCAGCTCGAGGCCGGTCGAGGTGTCGACCTGCTGGACGCTGGGCATGCGCAGCATGCTGAGGGCGACCACCGTGAGCACGATGGCCAGCGCGACCCACACCAGGGGGCCGCGGACGAGACGCTTGAGGTTCATGGGCGATCGGGGCGTGCGCCCCTCATCCTCCGCTCGCAGGGACTTCCGGCGCACGACGGTACACGGCGGCACTGGACGATCCCTGGGTGTTCGCCCAGGGCACAGCCGGTGCGGCGGCGACGCGCGCGGGCGTCACTGACCGTAGACGTGGGGCGCGAGCGTGCCGACGAACGGCAGGTTGCGGTACCTCTCGGCGTAGTCGAGGCCGTACCCCACGACGAACTCGTTGGGGATGTCGAAGCCGACGTAGCGCACGGGCACCTCGACCTTCGCGGCGTCGGGCTTGCGCAGCATCGTCGCGATCTCGACCGACGCCGGCCCGCGCGAGCGCAGGTTCGACAGCAGCCAGCTCAGCGTCAGGCCGGAGTCGATGATGTCCTCGACGATGATGACGTGCTTGCCGGTCAGGTCCGTGTCGAGGTCCTTGAGGATCCGCACGACGCCGGACGACTTGGTGCCCGACCCGTAGGACGACACGGCCATCCAGTCCATCGCGACCGGCACGCGCACGCGCCGCGCGAGGTCCGCCATGACCATGACCGCACCCTTGAGGACGCCCACGAGCAGCAGGTCGCGGCCCGCGTAGTCGGTGTCGATCTGCGCCGCGATCTCGTCCAGCCGGCTCTGCAGCTGCTCCTCGCTCAGGAGCACCCGCTCGAGGTCGTCACCCATGTCCGACGCGTCCACCGTCTCACTCCCGCTCGTCGTGCTCGTCACCGGTCGTGCCCCCGTCCGACCGCCCCGGCGCACCGCGCAGGGGGTCGGCCGGGCGGGGGTCGAGCCCGCCGAGGTAGAGCCTGCCACACGAGCGCCGGGCCGCCCGCGCTCCCGGTAGGTGCACGTCACCCTGCCCGCGCCACTCGCCGAGGAGGGCGTCGACGGCGAGCACGTGGGCCCGTGCGAGCGCCCCCGCCGGGACCCCGGAGCGCACTGCGGCCGTGTGCAGCGCGCGGCGCCGGACGGCCGAGGGCGCCCCCGCGAGGACGTCGACGTCGAGGGCGAGGACGTCGGCGCCGAGGGGCGCGCGGTCGTCCCCGCCGGGGTCGACCGCCGCCGCGCGCAGGAGGTCGGCCGCGAGGGCGTCGAGCGCGTCGGCCGACTCCGCCAGCGCGTCGGCGGTGCGGGCGAGCGCCTCCGCCACCCCGGGTCCCAGGACGTCCTCGAGCACCGGCAGGACGTCACGGCGCACGCGGCTGCGCAGCGGCAGGGCCGCGACCCCGGCGGGGGCGTCGCGCCCGTTCGTCGGGTCCTGCCACGGCGCGAGGCCCTGGGCGGCGCACGCGTCCTCGGTGCAGGTGCGGCGCAGGCCCAGCAGCGGCCGGCGCAGCAGCCCGCGCACCGGTCGCATCCCGGCCAGCGCACGCTCCCCCGATCCGCGGGCGAGCGCGAGGAGCACGCCCTCGGCCTGGTCGTCGAGCGTGTGCCCGAGCAGCACGGCGGCGGCACCGGCGCGGCGTGCGGCGTCGTCCAGCGCGGCGTACCGGGCGGTGCGCGCGGCCGCCTCCGGGCCGCCGTCCCCGCCCACCTCGACGCGGACGACGTCGACGGGGTCGAGCCCCAGCCCGCGGCAGGCGGTCGCGGCCGCGGCGGCCACGGCGGCGGACCCGTCCTGCAGGCCGTGGTCCACGACGACCGCACCGGCGACGAGGCCGGTCCCGCCGCGGGCCCGCCGCCGGGCCTCGTGCGCGAGCCCGGCGGCCAGCGCGAGCGAGTCCGCGCCCCCCGAGCACGCCACGAGCACGGTCGCGCCCGGCGGGACGTCGGCGAGCGCGCCGCGCACGGCCGTGCGCACGGCCGCCACCGCCGGGGCGGGTCCGCTCACCCGTGCACGCGGCGGACCCACGCGTCCGGGTCGCCGATCTCCGCGGGCGAGGGCAGCGCGCCGGGCCCCGACCAGACGGCGTTGAGCCCGTCGGCGCCCGCGCGCCGGCGCACGCCGCGGACGAACGCCGCGCCGTCGCGGTACTGCGCGAGCTTGAGGTCCAGGCCCAGCAGGCGGCGCAGCACGCGCTCGACGCCGCCCGCGCGCGCCGCCTGGTCGCGGCGCCGCTCGAAGGCGCGCCGGATCGCCCGCACGGACGGCACCACGCGCGGGCCGACCTCGTCCATCATCACGTCGGCGTGCCCCTCGAGCAGGGCCATGACGCCGCTGACCTCGTCGAACACGGCGCGCTGGCGGGGCGTGAGCACCTGCAGCACGCCGCCGGACCCCTCGGGCCCCGTCAGCCCGCGCGCGACGGACGCCACGAGCTCGTCGAGACGCGGTCCCGCGGGCCGGTCCGAACCGGCACGGCCCGAGCCGGTCGAGTCGGGTCGCGGCGTGAGGTCGGCGAGGTCGGACAGCAGGTCGGCCGAACGCGCGCGCAGGTGGCCCGCGAGCCACGGCGCCGCGGCGAACTGGAGCGCGTGCGTCTGCTCGTGCAGGGACACCCACAGCCGGAAGTCGTGCGGGTCGACGCGCAGCGCGCGCTCGATCTGCAGCACGTTGGGGGCGACGAGCAGCAGGCGTCCCGGCTCGCCCGGCGCGGCCGTGAACGGGTCGAACTGGCCCAGCACCTTGCCCGACAGCAGCGCCAGGACGCCGCCCGCCTGCGCGGCCGCGGCGAGCCGGGCCACGTCCGGCACCTCGACCGCGGAGCCGTCGCTGCGCCGCGCGAGCGGGGCGGCCATGACCGCGAACATCTCGGCGTTGGCGCGCGCCCACCCGGGCCGGTCGACGACCACCACGCGCGCGACGTCCTCGGCGCTGCGGCCGTCGGCGGGCGTCATGCCCGTGGCGTCCACGACGTGCCGGGCGGCGACGTCCGCCGACGTGCGCAGCTCCTCGACCAGCGCCTCGAGCACGGCGCGGCCGGCCACCGGTCCGGGCGGGGCGAGCCGCCCGGCGACGCGTGCGGCCGCGTGCCAGTCGACGGGTCCGGGCGTGGCGGGGTCCATCGGGTCACGGTAACCCGGCGCGCGCGCCCGGGCGCCGGGTCGCGCGGCACCCGCGGCACCACGTGGGCGCGGCCGTGCGCCGCAC is a genomic window containing:
- a CDS encoding PH domain-containing protein, which translates into the protein MTTDTPGHVPAPAAPAAGPFDPADVTWTPVSTRLATVRLLMLGLWGGGLVLLLAGMAALIGVGWVWVFPAVTAVLVLWPALLVVRQVRALAYAERAEDLLIRRGILFRQLVVVPYGRMQYVDVSAGPVQRRFGIATVQLHTAAPGTDATIPGLPPQEAARLRDRLASRGEARLAGL
- a CDS encoding DUF3180 domain-containing protein, with the translated sequence MTATRLRTLLLLAAATTAVTWWLMRMTVGRGASTPPEVPWLVVAVELVIAGFVLALGWTVRQYQQGRRPSLSPLRAARTAVLAKASCYTGALLVGWYGGQTLSLLTDADVPGNPSRAGAAAVAALGAAVLAGVGLVAEHFCRVPPSDGEGERRGEPDADAGVV
- the folK gene encoding 2-amino-4-hydroxy-6-hydroxymethyldihydropteridine diphosphokinase codes for the protein MSAQDDVQDGGGRRLDQIRLEGIRATGYHGVFAHERREGQTFVADVVVHLDTRRAAATDDLAHTLNYGTLAEHVAAVLAGDPADLIETVAERIAATVLVQPHVHAVDVAVHKPQAPITVPFGDVVVSIRRDRTKLPAAEPYRPSTGEPRRAPAGPRQPLLHPPTAPLPVTPAPGVAVTTEAADLPRDPAELPVELPGGVEVGPDGSGPLVVAPAPTGAVPTGVLPAVAAGAASPPAGLPVHGGPRHEPDHAGAGEGGAPAHDDASADARTQLLPPVRDEQPAYPPQDPRPEPFADAHTQLMPPVDDDVVEGDVLSDELDRAPATAVETVLALGANLGPAQETLRRAVSDLAAVPGLEIVAVSPLARTASVGGPEQPDYLNAVVLARTTLAPRELLRAVHAVEHRHGRERLERWGPRTLDIDIVVHGTTLAVADDLELPHPRAHERAFVLEPWAQVDPEAVLPGLGGGPVARLAATAPDRDGVRWMALDWLTAPVPAASPEPGGPDAGETVQRYGADHDGDPERPYGADHRDDADVPYGAHHRDGADRPRGADASPEAATSSPFDPVRSVDPSAPPEGPRPFLPVTGTSPAVPPTAPGPWPGDPHGDAYRP
- the folP gene encoding dihydropteroate synthase — protein: MGVVNVTPDSFSDGGRWFDADAAVAHALELAAQGADLLDVGGESTRPGAARVPVDEELARVLPVVRRLVDAGAAVSVDTTRASVARAAVEAGAVLVNDVSGGVADPEMAAVVAGTGAAYVAMHWRGHADVMDAHDVYDDVVADVRRELAERVDALRAAGVRDDQVVLDPGLGFAKTGASNWPLLAHLPELVADGFPVLVGASRKRFLGHLLAGPAGRPVPPAERDDATAAVSALAAAAGVWAVRVHEVAASAAAVRVAAAWRRAASTGPVGTGTTTEAGRATVRVGHAAGRTPGPEGVR
- the folE gene encoding GTP cyclohydrolase I FolE; the encoded protein is MTPIGAVGLGAGLAVGPFDEERATRAVRELLLAVGEDPDREGLRATPGRVARAYREIFAGLYQEPRDVLTTTFDLGHEEMVLVRDIEVYSTCEHHLVPFHGVAHVGYIPGEDGRITGLSKLARLVDVYARRPQVQERLTSQVADALVEVLRPRGVLVVVECEHLCMSMRGVRKPGARTVTSAVRGQMRDVATRAEAMSLVAGR
- the ftsH gene encoding ATP-dependent zinc metalloprotease FtsH, whose amino-acid sequence is MNLKRLVRGPLVWVALAIVLTVVALSMLRMPSVQQVDTSTGLELLEDGKVEQVLITEGTQRVDLTLSEAYKPDEDTDLGTQVYFFYVTPQGEQVVEAVTAADPAEGFTSKVPQPSWWGSLLGILLPFVIILGLFWFLMSNMQGGGSRVMSFGKSRAKLVSKESPKVTFADVAGVDEAVEELQEIKEFLAEPAKFQAVGAKIPKGVLLYGPPGTGKTLLARAVAGEAGVPFYSISGSDFVEMFVGVGASRVRDLFQQAKENSPAIIFVDEIDAVGRHRGAGLGGGHDEREQTLNQMLVEMDGFDVKTNVILIAATNRPDILDPALLRPGRFDRQVAVEPPDLKGRERILAVHSQGKPMAPGVDLAVVARRTPGFSGADLANVLNEAALLTARRGAQVIDDEALDEAIDRVIAGPQKRTRVMNVKELKITAYHEGGHALVAAAMRYTDPVTKVTILPRGRALGYTMVMPMEDKYSTTRNELLDQLAYAMGGRVAEELVFHDPTTGASNDIEKATSTARKMVTQYGMSSRIGAIKLGQESSEMFLGRDVGHQRDYSEDVAAAIDLEVRGLIERAHDEARDVLVEYRDVLDHLVLELLEKETLNGEQLAAIFAPVTKRPPRDVWISGDDRAVSDRGPVMTPAEKAAQNGHPVVPQDEAAAADEERPVTAVIEVPPGQTPDMGGQR
- the hpt gene encoding hypoxanthine phosphoribosyltransferase; this encodes MDASDMGDDLERVLLSEEQLQSRLDEIAAQIDTDYAGRDLLLVGVLKGAVMVMADLARRVRVPVAMDWMAVSSYGSGTKSSGVVRILKDLDTDLTGKHVIIVEDIIDSGLTLSWLLSNLRSRGPASVEIATMLRKPDAAKVEVPVRYVGFDIPNEFVVGYGLDYAERYRNLPFVGTLAPHVYGQ
- the tilS gene encoding tRNA lysidine(34) synthetase TilS produces the protein MSGPAPAVAAVRTAVRGALADVPPGATVLVACSGGADSLALAAGLAHEARRRARGGTGLVAGAVVVDHGLQDGSAAVAAAAATACRGLGLDPVDVVRVEVGGDGGPEAAARTARYAALDDAARRAGAAAVLLGHTLDDQAEGVLLALARGSGERALAGMRPVRGLLRRPLLGLRRTCTEDACAAQGLAPWQDPTNGRDAPAGVAALPLRSRVRRDVLPVLEDVLGPGVAEALARTADALAESADALDALAADLLRAAAVDPGGDDRAPLGADVLALDVDVLAGAPSAVRRRALHTAAVRSGVPAGALARAHVLAVDALLGEWRGQGDVHLPGARAARRSCGRLYLGGLDPRPADPLRGAPGRSDGGTTGDEHDERE
- a CDS encoding zinc-dependent metalloprotease; translated protein: MDPATPGPVDWHAAARVAGRLAPPGPVAGRAVLEALVEELRTSADVAARHVVDATGMTPADGRSAEDVARVVVVDRPGWARANAEMFAVMAAPLARRSDGSAVEVPDVARLAAAAQAGGVLALLSGKVLGQFDPFTAAPGEPGRLLLVAPNVLQIERALRVDPHDFRLWVSLHEQTHALQFAAAPWLAGHLRARSADLLSDLADLTPRPDSTGSGRAGSDRPAGPRLDELVASVARGLTGPEGSGGVLQVLTPRQRAVFDEVSGVMALLEGHADVMMDEVGPRVVPSVRAIRRAFERRRDQAARAGGVERVLRRLLGLDLKLAQYRDGAAFVRGVRRRAGADGLNAVWSGPGALPSPAEIGDPDAWVRRVHG